In Peromyscus maniculatus bairdii isolate BWxNUB_F1_BW_parent chromosome 21, HU_Pman_BW_mat_3.1, whole genome shotgun sequence, one DNA window encodes the following:
- the Zap70 gene encoding tyrosine-protein kinase ZAP-70 isoform X2 → MMEPLLSRLRPRKEQGTYALSLVYGKTVYHYLISQDKAGKFCIPEGTKFDTLWQLVEYLKLKADGLIYRLKEACPNSSASAEAAAPTLPAHPSTFTQPQRRVDTLNSDGYTPEPARVASPEKQRPMPMDTSVYESPYSDPEELKDKKLFLKRENLLVADIELGCGNFGSVRQGVYRMRKKQIDVAIKVLKHSTEKADKDEMMREAQIMHQLDNPYIVRLIGVCQAEALMLVMEMAGGGPLHKFLIGKKEEIPVSNVAELLHQVAMGMKYLEEKNFVHRDLAARNVLLVNRHYAKISDFGLSKALGADDSYYTARSAGKWPLKWYAPECINFRKFSSRSDVWSYGVTMWEAFSYGQKPYKKMKGPEVLDFIKQGKRMECPPECPPEMYSLMSDCWTYKWEDRPDFLTVEQRMRNYYYSLASRAEGSPQCGQVAEAACG, encoded by the exons ATGATGGAGCCTTTGCTTAGCAG gcTGAGGCCCCGGAAGGAGCAGGGTACATATGcgctgtccctggtctatgggaaAACCGTGTACCACTATCTCATCAGTCAGGACAAGGCTGGCAAGTTCTGCATTCCCGAAGGCACCAAGTTCGACACGCTCTGGCAG CTGGTGGAGTACCTCAAGCTGAAGGCGGATGGGCTCATTTACCGCTTGAAGGAGGCCTGCCCCAACAGCAGTGCCAGCGCTGAAG CTGCCGCACCCACACTCCCAGCCCACCCGTCCACGTTTACTCAG CCTCAGAGACGTGTGGACACCCTGAACTCAGATGGATATACCCCTGAACCAG CGCGTGTGGCATCCCCAGAAAAGCAACGGCCGATGCCCATGGACACGAGCGTGTATGAGAGCCCCTACAGTGACCCCGAGGAGCTCAAGGACAAGAAGCTCTTCCTGAAGCGTGAGAACCTCCTCGTGGCCGATATTGAACTTGGCTGTGGCAACTTTGGCTCCGTGCGCCAAGGAGTCTACCGGATGCGCAA GAAGCAGATCGACGTGGCCATCAAGGTCCTGAAGCACAGTACGGAGAAGGCTGACAAGGATGAGATGATGCGGGAGGCCCAGATCATGCACCAGCTTGACAACCCCTACATCGTGCGGCTCATCGGCGTGTGCCAGGCCGAGGCGCTCATGTTGGTCATGGAGATGGCAGGCGGCGGGCCCCTGCACAAGTTCCTGATTGGAAAGAA GGAGGAGATCCCGGTCAGCAACGTGGCTGAACTGCTGCACCAGGTGGCCATGGGCATGAAGTATCTGGAGGAGAAGAACTTTGTGCACCGTGACCTGGCGGCCCGGAATGTTCTGCTGGTCAACCGGCACTATGCCAAGATCAGTGACTTTGGCCTGTCCAAGGCCCTGGGTGCTGACGACAGCTATTACACG GCCCGTTCGGCCGGGAAGTGGCCTCTGAAGTGGTACGCGCCCGAATGCATCAACTTCCGGAAGTTCTCCAGCCGCAGCGATGTCTGGAGCTATGGGGTCACCATGTGGGAGGCCTTCTCTTACGGCCAGAAGCCCTACAAA AAAATGAAGGGGCCCGAGGTCCTGGACTTCATCAAGCAGGGCAAGAGGATGGAGTGCCCGCCAGAGTGTCCGCCCGAAATGTATTCACTTATGAGCGACTGCTGGacctacaa GTGGGAAGACCGTCCTGACTTCCTGACCGTGGAACAGCGCATGCGGAACTACTACTACAGCCTGGCCAGCAGGGCCGAGGGATCCCCACAGTGTGGACAGGTGGCTGAGGCTGCGTGTGGCTGA